From Nymphaea colorata isolate Beijing-Zhang1983 chromosome 6, ASM883128v2, whole genome shotgun sequence, a single genomic window includes:
- the LOC116255570 gene encoding pentatricopeptide repeat-containing protein At1g01970, with translation MLSIYLSPAIIAPWQQNHRQTETVAKMSRKKAILCFTNNPETQVVGALIKQGEVKAREDAVSGKKLMWVDRPTATTDAQRKAISEFPEKMTNRCRAVLRNIICLSDSEEDDPSDLLVWWVRVTKPKRAEWLLAIKYLQKLQHPLVFKVTEFALLEESFEANIRDYTRLIDAYSEANLLKQAEVTFDTMKRRGFQCDSVVLTVLIHMYSKAGCLDRAKEAFDEIRLQNLPLDKRACGAMIMAYIRAGKAELGESLLREMESLEIFPGKEIYKALLRSYSRDGDSGGAQRVFDAIQFAGIVPDIRLCALLLNSYCVSGQIDKANLVLKNLKKIGLKPNDVCISVLLNAYEKENDLHKALAFLAELENDGIKVGPQPMATLVAWFSRLGVLKEVQHMLQEIGNSQVLCTS, from the exons ATGTTGTCTATCTACTTGTCGCCCGCCATAATCGCGCCATGGCAGCAAAATCATCGTCAAACCGAGACGGTGGCGAAAATGTCTAGAAAGAAGGCGATTCTCTGCTTCACCAACAACCCAGAAACCCAAGTAGTGGGTGCCCTCATCAAACAGGGGGAGGTAAAAGCTCGTGAAGATGCTGTTTCCGGCAAGAAGCTCATGTGGGTCGATAGGCCGACGGCAACTACCGACGCCCAGAGGAAGGCCATCTCGGAGTTCCCGGAGAAAATGACCAACCGCTGCCGAGCCGTCCTCAGAAACATCATCTGCCTCTCGGACTCCGAGGAAGACGACCCATCTGACTTGTTGGTTTGGTGGGTTCGCGTAACGAAGCCCAAAAGAGCTGAGTGGCTGTTGGCTATCAAGTATCTGCAGAAGCTGCAACATCCCTTGGTGTTTAAG GTAACGGAGTTTGCCCTTCTAGAAGAATCATTTGAAGCAAATATTCGTGACTACACCAGGTTAATTGATGCTTATTCTGAGGCCAATCTTCTGAAACAAGCTGAAGTCACGTTTGATACCATGAAAAGAAGAGGGTTTCAGTGTGATTCAGTTGTATTAACAGTGTTGATTCACATGTACAGCAAGGCAGGGTGTCTTGACCGTGCCAAAGAGGCATTTGATGAGATACGGTTGCAAAACTTGCCATTAGATAAACGAGCTTGTGGGGCCATGATCATGGCATACATTAGAGCAGGAAAGGCTGAACTTGGAGAGAGCCTCTTGAGAGAAATGGAATCTCTTGAGATATTTCCTGGAAAAGAAATCTACAAAGCTCTGTTAAGATCCTATTCCAGAGATGGTGATTCTGGTGGTGCTCAAAGAGTGTTTGATGCTATTCAATTTGCAGGTATAGTTCCTGATATTAGACTTTGTGCACTCCTGCTCAATTCCTACTGTGTTTCTGGCCAAATTGACAAAGCTAATCTTGTCttgaaaaatttgaagaaaatagGCCTTAAGCCGAACGATGTTTGTATTTCTGTTTTATTGAATgcttatgaaaaagaaaatgatcttcATAAGGCACTAGCCTTCCTGGCTGAGCTTGAGAATGATGGAATTAAGGTGGGGCCTCAGCCAATGGCTACTTTAGTTGCATGGTTCAGTCGGCTGGGTGTTTTGAAGGAAGTTCAACATATGTTACAAGAAATTGGTAATAGCCAAGTTTTGTGTACAAGTTAG
- the LOC116256231 gene encoding LOW QUALITY PROTEIN: protein EARLY FLOWERING 5 (The sequence of the model RefSeq protein was modified relative to this genomic sequence to represent the inferred CDS: inserted 1 base in 1 codon) yields MKTTKGGKVMNPTDAYRKELRRKELKRNKKERKKVREVGILKKDPETIKEQIEKLEMMKADGALDKARKHKKRQLEDTLKLVMKKRKEYEEKMRDKGEAPVMFSHLGLPRRRASAEEERATHPKPEDSVYYHPTLNPTGAPPPGKXPMYKSSIGPRIPLSGASTSASTSNSNLEDPDLEVPPVPPPPPPPFSNPSEAVPTEDASLPASLPLPPPPPVPPKPGGDAGPALPPPPPPPPGPPPKEPLPVRTMLPPPPPPRPAQPPPPGTVESIREKDQMALSDGQSENEPDRAVAILPPPPPPPPPGLPPTLTKLQSGSTNSGPETNVSGVKDASRKLPPPPPPHPLPHPMQADVLPPGVSRFPPPPPPTELRPTLPSSLAIRPVVPGMMPPGPPPPFGQMPYAPPTMLRPPLMVPGPPPLHEDDHSAVKSVPQKPSYVKSAVSTVVKRPLAQHTPELTAMVPASVRVRRESVQKPKPKGTSVSATPSPLLAPTKAESSIQVQSSKAGPKVQSIDDSYMAFLEDMKALGALDS; encoded by the exons ATGAAGACGACGAAGGGAGGGAAGGTCATGAATCCTACCGATGCGTACCGGAAGGAGCTTCGGAGGAAAGAATTGAAGAGG AATAAGAAGGAACGGAAAAAAGTGCGTGAGGTTGGCATACTTAAGAAGGACCCTGAGACCATAAAAGAGCAAATTGAGAAGCTAGAAATGATGA AGGCTGACGGAGCACTTGACAAGGCAAGAAAGCACAAGAAAAGACAACTTGAAGATACTCTCAAGCTTgttatgaaaaagagaaag GAGTATGAAGAAAAAATGCGTGACAAAGGGGAGGCACCAGTTATGTTCAG TCACTTAGGTCTCCCTCGGAGGCGAGCATCCGCTGAAGAGGAAAGGGCAACTCATCCAAAGCCAGAG GACTCTGTCTATTACCACCCAACTCTTAACCCCACTGGTGCTCCACCACCTGGAA CCCCAATGTATAAATCATCAATAG GTCCAAGGATCCCCTTGTCAGGGGCAAGTACATCAGCATCGACATCAAATTCTAACTTGGAAGATCCAGATTTGGAGGTTCCACCTGTTCCACCCCCGCCACCACCTCCATTTTCAAATCCTAGTGAAGCAGTTCCTACTGAAGATGCTTCTCTTCCTGCTTCATTGCCTTTACCTCCACCTCCCCCAGTTCCACCAAAGCCAGGCGGTGATGCAGGTCCAGCATtgcctccaccaccacctccaccaccagGGCCCCCACCCAAAGAGCCGCTTCCTGTTCGTACCATGCTacctccacctccaccacctAGGCCTGCACAGCCACCTCCTCCAGGAACTGTTGAAAGCATCAGGGAGAAAGATCAAATGGCCCTATCAGATGGCCAAAGTGAGAATGAGCCTGATCGG GCTGTAGCCATACTTCCACCCCCTCCACCTCCTCCACCACCTGGATTGCCACCCACACTCACAAAGCTCCAATCTGGAAGTACAAATTCTGGTCCTGAAACCAACGTTAGTGGAGTGAAAGATGCTTCTAGGAAGCTtccaccaccacctccaccaCATCCTCTACCCCATCCCATGCAAGCTGATGTTTTGCCACCTGGCGTATCTCGCTTCCCTCCACCTCCTCCACCAACGGAGTTGCGGCCGACGCTGCCTTCTTCTCTAGCTATTCGACCTGTGGTTCCTGGAATGATGCCACCTGGGCCACCACCTCCTTTTGGCCAGATGCCTTATGCTCCACCCACTATGTTGAGACCACCACTTATGGTTCCAGGACCACCTCCTCTTCATGAAGACGATCATTCTGCTGTCAAATCTGTTCCTCAGAAACCATCTTACGTTAAATCTGCAGTGTCCACTGTTGTGAAGAGGCCTCTTGCACAACATACTCCTGAACTAACAGCCATG GTTCCAGCTTCTGTCAGAGTGAGGAGGGAGAGCGTCCAGAAGCCTAAACCAAAAGGTACGAGTGTTTCAGCGACCCCAAGCCCATTGTTGGCACCAACAAAGGCGGAGTCGTCCATCCAAGTCCAATCCAGCAAAGCTGGGCCCAAAGTGCAGAGCATTGATGATTCTTACATGGCATTCCTAGAAGACATGAAGGCACTGGGCGCACTTGACAGTTAG